A window of Nerophis ophidion isolate RoL-2023_Sa linkage group LG17, RoL_Noph_v1.0, whole genome shotgun sequence contains these coding sequences:
- the LOC133535899 gene encoding mucin-2-like isoform X1, which yields MALVPGQGEGERRRARGVSAGVRMALVPGQGERRCARGVSAGVRMALVPGQGEGERRRARGVSAGVRMALHLPLAMALLMGLVDSLCASGTEQKQTEPTPVQNLPSSSRYFTSSGPTRPGFTGPTGPGSTNLTRPGLTGPTGPGSTNLTRPGLTGPTGPGSTNLTRPGLTGLTGPGSTNLTRPGLTGPTRPSLTGPAGPGFTNLTRPGLTGPTGPGSTNLTRPGLTGPTRPSLTGPAGPGFTNLTRPGLKGPMGPGFTNLTRPPSIEDQLNQIHKDLENQTQNFVSEDKEKFQDYEDHLASSSSSSSSGVCREEDLVAASQALCASTFYQQMEHLSPDQHCLLLDRVIMAYNDMTLCLEELSHWAGCFYPNSQVQDLFLQVHSSFFQQCPRQERPLEDAPHGLAVALTLGTVSILPVLVYLVGWRSGVDPAR from the exons ATGGCATTAGTCCCAGGGCAGGGTGAGGGTGAGAGAAGGCGTGCCAGAGGAGTCAGTGCAGGGGTCAGGATGGCATTAGTCCCAGGGCAGGGTGAGAGAAGGTGTGCCAGAGGAGTCAGTGCAGGGGTCAGGATGGCATTAGTCCCAGGGCAGGGTGAGGGTGAGAGAAGGCGTGCCAGAGGAGTCAGTGCAGGGGTCAGGATGGCGCTCCATCTCCCGCTGGCCATGGCACTCCTGATGG GTCTGGTGGATTCCTTGTGTGCGAGCGGGACAGAGCAGAAGCAAACAGAACCAACACCGGTCCAGAACCTTCCGTCTTCCAGCCGGTACTTCACAAGCTCAG GTCCCACAAGACCCGGTTTCACGGGTCCAACGGGACCTGGTTCCACCAATCTGACAAGACCCGGTCTCACGGGTCCGACAGGACCTGGTTCCACCAATCTGACAAGACCCGGTCTCACGGGACCAACAGGACCTGGTTCCACCAATCTGACAAGACCCGGTCTCACGGGACTAACAGGACCTGGTTCCACCAATCTGACAAGACCCGGTCTCACGGGTCCCACAAGACCCAGTCTCACGGGTCCGGCGGGACCTGGTTTCACCAATCTGACAAGACCCGGTCTCACGGGACCAACAGGACCTGGTTCCACCAATCTGACAAGACCCGGTCTCACGGGTCCCACAAGACCCAGTCTCACGGGTCCGGCGGGACCTGGTTTCACCAATCTGACAAGACCCGGTCTCAAGGGTCCGATGGGACCTGGTTTCACCAATCTGACAAGACCCCCTTCTATTGAGGACCAACTGAACCAGATCCACAAGGACCTGGAGAACCAAACCCAGAACTTTGTGTCTGAGGATAAAG agAAGTTCCAGGACTACGAGGACCATCTagcatcctcatcctcatcatcatcatcaggtgTGTGTCGAGAAGAGGATCTGGTGGCAGCGAGTCAGGCCCTGTGTGCTTCTACTTTCTACCAGCAGATGGAGCACTTGTCACCTGATCAACACTGCCTGCTGCTGGACCGCGTCATCAT GGCGTACAACGACATGACGCTGTGCTTGGAGGAGTTGTCCCACTGGGCCGGCTGCTTCTATCCCAACAGCCAAGTCCAGGACTTGTTCCTGCAGGTCCACAGCAGCTTCTTCCAGCAGTGTCCCCGCCAAGAGCGCCCCCTGGAGGACGCCCCGCATGGGCTGGCGGTGGCCCTGACGCTGGGCACCGTCAGCATCCTGCCCGTGTTGGTCTACCTGGTGGGCTGGAGGAGCGGCGTGGACCCCGCTCGCTAA
- the LOC133536645 gene encoding C-C chemokine receptor type 10-like codes for MGEELAHAYELGGEDYLEAWLGSGEVDWDWVEAEAEVEDEDGFWCEAGDHEPTIKWFQTCLLAAIFLVGMAGNAAVMATLAAQRHPRRTTDVFLWQLTLADVLLLLTLPLQVANVNVGWVFSAAACKAARGCYAVNTYVGLLQLACVSVDRYVGVARPQDKLRLHSRMLLGGKMVAAGVWLAAALLSLPEVFFSGVAGSGGDAYCGMLTGAQGKMAADGAVTAVFGLSFLVMAACYSQVARVLWAGRAGRGGRWRHQRTLKVMLALVLLFLVFQLPHSVVLSLKMAAPFCALLPESITRTLAYARCALNPVMYVLLGARFRNHLMKLLPPGGCLCACGRGLPVDGRQATPPATRLSSGPRRPKLVVVCRVTTRGQQRAEY; via the exons ATGGGGGAGGAGCTTGCGCATGCGTACGAGCTGGGCGGCGAGGACTACCTGGAGGCGTGGCTGGGCAGCGGCGAGGTGGACTGGGACTGGGTGGAGGCGGAGGCGGAGGTGGAGGACGAGGACGGGTTCTGGTGCGAGGCGGGCGACCACGAGCCGACCATCAAGTGGTTCCAGACGTGTCTGTTGGCCGCCATCTTCCTTGTGGGCATGGCGGGAAACGCGGCGGTGATGGCGACGTTGGCGGCGCAGCGCCATCCGCGGCGCACGACGGACGTCTTCCTGTGGCAACTGACGCTGGCGGACGTGCTGCTGCTGCTCACGTTGCCGCTGCAGGTGGCGAACGTCAACGTGGGCTGGGTGTTCTCGGCGGCGGCGTGCAAGGCGGCGCGCGGCTGCTACGCCGTCAACACCTACGTTGGCCTGCTGCAGCTGGCGTGCGTCAGCGTGGACCGCTACGTGGGCGTGGCCAGGCCGCAGGACAAGCTGCGTCTGCATTCCCGGATGCTGCTGGGCGGGAAGATGGTGGCGGCGGGGGTGTGGCTGGCGGCGGCGCTCCTCAGCCTGCCCGAGGTCTTCTTCTCCGGCGTGGCGGGCTCGGGCGGCGACGCCTACTGCGGCATGCTGACTGGCGCCCAAGGGAAAATGGCCGCCGACGGAGCGGTCACCGCCGTCTTCGGACTGTCCTTCCTGGTGATGGCGGCGTGTTACTCCCAGGTGGCGCGCGTGTTGTGGGCGGGCCGCGCGGGGCGGGGCGGGCGCTGGCGTCATCAGCGCACCTTGAAGGTGATGCTGGCGCTGGTGCTGCTCTTCCTCGTCTTCCAGTTGCCGCACAGCGTGGTGCTCTCGCTCAAGATGGCCGCGCCGTTTTGCGCCCTGCTGCCGGAGTCCATCACGCGCACGCTGGCCTACGCCCGCTGCGCCCTCAACCCCGTCATGTACGTGCTGCTGGGCGCGCGCTTCCGCAACCACTTGATGAAGCTCCTCCCACCTGGCGGCTGCCTCTGCGCCTGCGGGCGTGGCCTGCCGGTTGAcggccggcaggccacgccccctgccaCCCGGCTTTCATCAGGGCCCCGACGGC CAAAACTTGTTGTCGTGTGTCGCGTCACCACCAGAGGGCAGCAACGTGCCGAGTACTAG
- the LOC133535899 gene encoding mucin-2-like isoform X2 codes for MALVPGQGEGERRRARGVSAGVRMALVPGQGERRRARGVSAGVRMALHLPLAMALLMGLVDSLCASGTEQKQTEPTPVQNLPSSSRYFTSSGPTRPGFTGPTGPGSTNLTRPGLTGPTGPGSTNLTRPGLTGPTGPGSTNLTRPGLTGLTGPGSTNLTRPGLTGPTRPSLTGPAGPGFTNLTRPGLTGPTGPGSTNLTRPGLTGPTRPSLTGPAGPGFTNLTRPGLKGPMGPGFTNLTRPPSIEDQLNQIHKDLENQTQNFVSEDKEKFQDYEDHLASSSSSSSSGVCREEDLVAASQALCASTFYQQMEHLSPDQHCLLLDRVIMAYNDMTLCLEELSHWAGCFYPNSQVQDLFLQVHSSFFQQCPRQERPLEDAPHGLAVALTLGTVSILPVLVYLVGWRSGVDPAR; via the exons ATGGCATTAGTCCCAGGGCAGGGTGAGGGTGAGAGAAGGCGTGCCAGAGGAGTCAGTGCAGGGGTCAGGATGGCATTAGTCCCAGGGCAGGGTGAGAGAAG GCGTGCCAGAGGAGTCAGTGCAGGGGTCAGGATGGCGCTCCATCTCCCGCTGGCCATGGCACTCCTGATGG GTCTGGTGGATTCCTTGTGTGCGAGCGGGACAGAGCAGAAGCAAACAGAACCAACACCGGTCCAGAACCTTCCGTCTTCCAGCCGGTACTTCACAAGCTCAG GTCCCACAAGACCCGGTTTCACGGGTCCAACGGGACCTGGTTCCACCAATCTGACAAGACCCGGTCTCACGGGTCCGACAGGACCTGGTTCCACCAATCTGACAAGACCCGGTCTCACGGGACCAACAGGACCTGGTTCCACCAATCTGACAAGACCCGGTCTCACGGGACTAACAGGACCTGGTTCCACCAATCTGACAAGACCCGGTCTCACGGGTCCCACAAGACCCAGTCTCACGGGTCCGGCGGGACCTGGTTTCACCAATCTGACAAGACCCGGTCTCACGGGACCAACAGGACCTGGTTCCACCAATCTGACAAGACCCGGTCTCACGGGTCCCACAAGACCCAGTCTCACGGGTCCGGCGGGACCTGGTTTCACCAATCTGACAAGACCCGGTCTCAAGGGTCCGATGGGACCTGGTTTCACCAATCTGACAAGACCCCCTTCTATTGAGGACCAACTGAACCAGATCCACAAGGACCTGGAGAACCAAACCCAGAACTTTGTGTCTGAGGATAAAG agAAGTTCCAGGACTACGAGGACCATCTagcatcctcatcctcatcatcatcatcaggtgTGTGTCGAGAAGAGGATCTGGTGGCAGCGAGTCAGGCCCTGTGTGCTTCTACTTTCTACCAGCAGATGGAGCACTTGTCACCTGATCAACACTGCCTGCTGCTGGACCGCGTCATCAT GGCGTACAACGACATGACGCTGTGCTTGGAGGAGTTGTCCCACTGGGCCGGCTGCTTCTATCCCAACAGCCAAGTCCAGGACTTGTTCCTGCAGGTCCACAGCAGCTTCTTCCAGCAGTGTCCCCGCCAAGAGCGCCCCCTGGAGGACGCCCCGCATGGGCTGGCGGTGGCCCTGACGCTGGGCACCGTCAGCATCCTGCCCGTGTTGGTCTACCTGGTGGGCTGGAGGAGCGGCGTGGACCCCGCTCGCTAA
- the LOC133535902 gene encoding uncharacterized protein LOC133535902 isoform X2 → MADLRSACSRAWRSWALDITNHLHDNSFVALWKLICSDVIRSRDSIADVTDDIIAEVCHHHIMDDIIAEVCHHDIMDDIIAEVCHHHIMDDIIAEVCHHNIMDDIIAEVCHHHIMDDIIAEVCHHDIMDDIIAEVCHHHIMDDIIAEVCHHDIMDDIIAEVCHHHIMDDIIAEVCHHDIMDDIIAEVCHHHIMDDIIAEVCHHNIMDDIIAEVCHHHIMDDIIAEVCHHHMDDIIAEVCHHNIMDDIIAEVCHHHIMDDIIAEVCHHHMDDIIAEVCHHHIMDDIIAEVCHHHIMDDIIAEVCHHDIMDDTIGDTIDDIIGNSVEDIKGDTIDDIMDDTIGDDMDDIIGNSIGDILVPLQMTS, encoded by the exons ATGGCCGACCTCCGCTCGGCATGCTCACGAGCGTGGCGTTCATGGGCGCTCGATATAACGAATCATTTGCATGACAATTCCTTTGTGGCTTTATGGAAACTCATCTGTAGCGACGTCATCAGGTCACGTGACTCCATAGCAGACGTGACTGACGACATCATAGCAGAGGTGTGTCATCACCACATCATGGACGACATCATAGCAGAGGTGTGTCATCACGACATCatggatgacatcatagcagAGGTGTGTCATCACCACATCatggatgacatcatagcagAGGTGTGTCATCACAACATCatggatgacatcatagcagAGGTGTGTCATCACCACATCatggatgacatcatagcagAGGTGTGTCATCACGACATCatggatgacatcatagcagAGGTGTGTCATCACCACATCatggatgacatcatagcagAGGTGTGTCATCACGACATCatggatgacatcatagcagAGGTGTGTCATCACCACATCATGGACGACATCATAGCAGAGGTGTGTCATCACGACATCatggatgacatcatagcagAGGTGTGTCATCACCACATCatggatgacatcatagcagAGGTGTGTCATCACAACATCatggatgacatcatagcagAGGTGTGTCATCACCACATCatggatgacatcatagcagAGGTGTGTCATCACCACatggatgacatcatagcagAGGTGTGTCATCACAACATCatggatgacatcatagcagAGGTGTGTCATCACCACATCatggatgacatcatagcagAGGTGTGTCATCACCACatggatgacatcatagcagAGGTGTGTCATCACCACATCatggatgacatcatagcagAGGTGTGTCATCACCACATCatggatgacatcatagcagAG GTGTGTCATCACGACATCATGGATGACACCATAGGTGACACTATAGATGACATCATTGGTAACAGCGTAGAAGACATCAAAGGTGACACTATAGACGACATCATGGATGACACTATAGGTGACGATATGGATGACATCATTGGTAACAGCATAGGTGACATCTTGGTGCCACTTCAGATGACATCATAG
- the LOC133535902 gene encoding uncharacterized protein LOC133535902 isoform X3, whose protein sequence is MADLRSACSRAWRSWALDITNHLHDNSFVALWKLICSDVIRSRDSIADVTDDIIAEVCHHHIMDDIIAEVCHHDIMDDIIAEVCHHHIMDDIIAEVCHHNIMDDIIAEVCHHHIMDDIIAEVCHHDIMDDIIAEVCHHHIMDDIIAEVCHHDIMDDIIAEVCHHHIMDDIIAEVCHHDIMDDIIAEVCHHHIMDDIIAEVCHHNIMDDIIAEVCHHHIMDDIIAEVCHHHMDDIIAEVCHHNIMDDIIAEVCHHHIMDDIIAEVCHHHMDDIIAEVCHHHIMDDIIAEVCHHHIMDDIIAEVCHHHMDDIIAEVCHHDIMDDTIGDDMDDIIGNSIGDILVPLQMTS, encoded by the exons ATGGCCGACCTCCGCTCGGCATGCTCACGAGCGTGGCGTTCATGGGCGCTCGATATAACGAATCATTTGCATGACAATTCCTTTGTGGCTTTATGGAAACTCATCTGTAGCGACGTCATCAGGTCACGTGACTCCATAGCAGACGTGACTGACGACATCATAGCAGAGGTGTGTCATCACCACATCATGGACGACATCATAGCAGAGGTGTGTCATCACGACATCatggatgacatcatagcagAGGTGTGTCATCACCACATCatggatgacatcatagcagAGGTGTGTCATCACAACATCatggatgacatcatagcagAGGTGTGTCATCACCACATCatggatgacatcatagcagAGGTGTGTCATCACGACATCatggatgacatcatagcagAGGTGTGTCATCACCACATCatggatgacatcatagcagAGGTGTGTCATCACGACATCatggatgacatcatagcagAGGTGTGTCATCACCACATCATGGACGACATCATAGCAGAGGTGTGTCATCACGACATCatggatgacatcatagcagAGGTGTGTCATCACCACATCatggatgacatcatagcagAGGTGTGTCATCACAACATCatggatgacatcatagcagAGGTGTGTCATCACCACATCatggatgacatcatagcagAGGTGTGTCATCACCACatggatgacatcatagcagAGGTGTGTCATCACAACATCatggatgacatcatagcagAGGTGTGTCATCACCACATCatggatgacatcatagcagAGGTGTGTCATCACCACatggatgacatcatagcagAGGTGTGTCATCACCACATCatggatgacatcatagcagAGGTGTGTCATCACCACATCatggatgacatcatagcagAGGTGTGTCATCACCACatggatgacatcatagcagAGGTGTGTCATCACGACATCATGGATGACACCATAG GTGACGATATGGATGACATCATTGGTAACAGCATAGGTGACATCTTGGTGCCACTTCAGATGACATCATAG
- the LOC133535902 gene encoding uncharacterized protein LOC133535902 isoform X1, which produces MADLRSACSRAWRSWALDITNHLHDNSFVALWKLICSDVIRSRDSIADVTDDIIAEVCHHHIMDDIIAEVCHHDIMDDIIAEVCHHHIMDDIIAEVCHHNIMDDIIAEVCHHHIMDDIIAEVCHHDIMDDIIAEVCHHHIMDDIIAEVCHHDIMDDIIAEVCHHHIMDDIIAEVCHHDIMDDIIAEVCHHHIMDDIIAEVCHHNIMDDIIAEVCHHHIMDDIIAEVCHHHMDDIIAEVCHHNIMDDIIAEVCHHHIMDDIIAEVCHHHIMDDIIAEVCHHHIMDDIIAEVCHHHMDDIIAEVCHHDIMDDTIGDTIDDIIGNSVEDIKGDTIDDIMDDTIGDDMDDIIGNSIGDILVPLQMTS; this is translated from the exons ATGGCCGACCTCCGCTCGGCATGCTCACGAGCGTGGCGTTCATGGGCGCTCGATATAACGAATCATTTGCATGACAATTCCTTTGTGGCTTTATGGAAACTCATCTGTAGCGACGTCATCAGGTCACGTGACTCCATAGCAGACGTGACTGACGACATCATAGCAGAGGTGTGTCATCACCACATCATGGACGACATCATAGCAGAGGTGTGTCATCACGACATCatggatgacatcatagcagAGGTGTGTCATCACCACATCatggatgacatcatagcagAGGTGTGTCATCACAACATCatggatgacatcatagcagAGGTGTGTCATCACCACATCatggatgacatcatagcagAGGTGTGTCATCACGACATCatggatgacatcatagcagAGGTGTGTCATCACCACATCatggatgacatcatagcagAGGTGTGTCATCACGACATCatggatgacatcatagcagAGGTGTGTCATCACCACATCATGGACGACATCATAGCAGAGGTGTGTCATCACGACATCatggatgacatcatagcagAGGTGTGTCATCACCACATCatggatgacatcatagcagAGGTGTGTCATCACAACATCatggatgacatcatagcagAGGTGTGTCATCACCACATCatggatgacatcatagcagAGGTGTGTCATCACCACatggatgacatcatagcagAGGTGTGTCATCACAACATCatggatgacatcatagcagAGGTGTGTCATCACCACATCatggatgacatcatagcagAG GTGTGTCATCACCACATCatggatgacatcatagcagAGGTGTGTCATCACCACATCatggatgacatcatagcagAGGTGTGTCATCACCACatggatgacatcatagcagAGGTGTGTCATCACGACATCATGGATGACACCATAGGTGACACTATAGATGACATCATTGGTAACAGCGTAGAAGACATCAAAGGTGACACTATAGACGACATCATGGATGACACTATAGGTGACGATATGGATGACATCATTGGTAACAGCATAGGTGACATCTTGGTGCCACTTCAGATGACATCATAG
- the LOC133535902 gene encoding uncharacterized protein LOC133535902 isoform X4 → MADLRSACSRAWRSWALDITNHLHDNSFVALWKLICSDVIRSRDSIADVTDDIIAEVCHHHIMDDIIAEVCHHDIMDDIIAEVCHHHIMDDIIAEVCHHNIMDDIIAEVCHHHIMDDIIAEVCHHDIMDDIIAEVCHHHIMDDIIAEVCHHDIMDDIIAEVCHHHIMDDIIAEVCHHDIMDDIIAEVCHHHIMDDIIAEVCHHNIMDDIIAEVCHHHIMDDIIAEVCHHHMDDIIAEVCHHNIMDDIIAEVCHHHIMDDIIAEVCHHHMDDIIAEVCHHHIMDDIIAEVCHHHIMDDIIAEVCHHDIMDDTIGDDMDDIIGNSIGDILVPLQMTS, encoded by the exons ATGGCCGACCTCCGCTCGGCATGCTCACGAGCGTGGCGTTCATGGGCGCTCGATATAACGAATCATTTGCATGACAATTCCTTTGTGGCTTTATGGAAACTCATCTGTAGCGACGTCATCAGGTCACGTGACTCCATAGCAGACGTGACTGACGACATCATAGCAGAGGTGTGTCATCACCACATCATGGACGACATCATAGCAGAGGTGTGTCATCACGACATCatggatgacatcatagcagAGGTGTGTCATCACCACATCatggatgacatcatagcagAGGTGTGTCATCACAACATCatggatgacatcatagcagAGGTGTGTCATCACCACATCatggatgacatcatagcagAGGTGTGTCATCACGACATCatggatgacatcatagcagAGGTGTGTCATCACCACATCatggatgacatcatagcagAGGTGTGTCATCACGACATCatggatgacatcatagcagAGGTGTGTCATCACCACATCATGGACGACATCATAGCAGAGGTGTGTCATCACGACATCatggatgacatcatagcagAGGTGTGTCATCACCACATCatggatgacatcatagcagAGGTGTGTCATCACAACATCatggatgacatcatagcagAGGTGTGTCATCACCACATCatggatgacatcatagcagAGGTGTGTCATCACCACatggatgacatcatagcagAGGTGTGTCATCACAACATCatggatgacatcatagcagAGGTGTGTCATCACCACATCatggatgacatcatagcagAGGTGTGTCATCACCACatggatgacatcatagcagAGGTGTGTCATCACCACATCatggatgacatcatagcagAGGTGTGTCATCACCACATCatggatgacatcatagcagAG GTGTGTCATCACGACATCATGGATGACACCATAG GTGACGATATGGATGACATCATTGGTAACAGCATAGGTGACATCTTGGTGCCACTTCAGATGACATCATAG